Proteins from a single region of bacterium:
- a CDS encoding DUF58 domain-containing protein, which produces MKNRSYYPNTPVKKHSFHWNMSTSLSSSDIPLDSASNGLDNIKTDDVSSQKRRIRHLPTLQGLVLLLFGISMVIGPASQHSDLIAAVVGYSLIILVPVMSIATLLTGWRMCARIQLRPTYGVPQFSTSSRPTSEHPFSLFIRLSEIYLPPLFSVSLTPHFLQEQNAATWKVAGDLGKGKELMQLLEMPHRGQWSLSHIECALQDTLGLSKFSWQVNFHPSMTIPVYPPVLSPKEIPIFTSDTTSGVEQVELQNRGGDLFDVKRYHPADGARKILWKVYAKSGELLARHPEPSMRPEGTISALVLAGKNDDALCSTVISYLRVLEEEGFEFLLAADGWQESDTAHTGTATSSSQAEEVLLAGVWQADVTTTEERMRNVASLSEHQAREHGSRLNLLTVFVSVKRLSNPEFMAAALELQTLLNKQHLDSFWIILDAADRQENEKSSPLLERIIFRDDEGTEKTAPNDDAMMQNAREQFLSECEKNNVRFTLVQN; this is translated from the coding sequence ATGAAGAACAGGTCATACTACCCGAATACCCCTGTAAAAAAACACTCGTTTCATTGGAATATGTCAACATCTCTCAGCTCAAGTGATATACCTCTCGATTCAGCGAGCAATGGCTTAGACAACATCAAAACCGACGATGTTTCGAGCCAGAAAAGACGAATTCGTCATCTCCCGACCTTACAAGGGCTCGTGCTTCTGCTCTTCGGAATTTCAATGGTGATTGGTCCCGCTTCTCAACATTCAGATCTGATTGCAGCAGTAGTTGGATACTCGTTAATCATCCTTGTCCCTGTAATGAGCATCGCTACTCTGCTGACTGGTTGGAGGATGTGCGCTCGCATTCAGCTACGACCAACCTATGGAGTTCCTCAATTCAGCACATCAAGCCGTCCAACTTCAGAGCACCCTTTCTCTCTCTTTATTCGGCTGTCAGAAATATACCTTCCACCCCTCTTTTCTGTTTCCTTAACTCCGCATTTTCTTCAAGAACAGAACGCAGCTACATGGAAGGTTGCTGGAGACCTAGGAAAAGGAAAAGAACTGATGCAACTTCTCGAAATGCCTCATCGCGGCCAATGGAGTCTTTCTCACATAGAGTGCGCTCTTCAAGATACGCTCGGGCTTTCTAAATTTTCGTGGCAGGTCAACTTTCACCCCTCAATGACAATTCCGGTCTATCCGCCAGTGCTATCCCCAAAAGAGATTCCTATTTTTACTTCTGATACGACTTCAGGGGTTGAGCAAGTAGAGCTACAAAATAGAGGAGGCGACCTCTTTGATGTAAAGCGCTATCATCCAGCCGATGGCGCTCGAAAGATTTTGTGGAAGGTATATGCAAAGTCAGGCGAACTCCTTGCAAGACATCCAGAGCCATCGATGCGTCCCGAGGGAACTATTTCGGCATTGGTGCTCGCTGGTAAAAACGATGATGCCCTCTGCTCAACTGTCATCTCATATCTGCGTGTACTAGAGGAAGAGGGATTCGAGTTTCTGCTCGCTGCCGATGGCTGGCAAGAATCCGATACAGCTCATACTGGTACCGCGACATCTTCTTCACAGGCAGAAGAAGTCTTACTTGCCGGAGTATGGCAGGCAGATGTAACCACAACCGAAGAGAGAATGAGAAATGTAGCCTCTCTTTCTGAACATCAAGCACGAGAGCATGGAAGTCGACTGAACCTTCTGACCGTCTTTGTATCAGTCAAGCGACTAAGCAATCCTGAGTTCATGGCCGCGGCACTAGAGCTTCAAACGCTCCTCAACAAGCAGCATCTTGATAGCTTTTGGATAATACTTGATGCCGCTGATAGGCAAGAGAATGAAAAAAGCTCACCCCTTCTTGAAAGGATTATTTTTCGAGATGATGAAGGAACTGAGAAAACTGCTCCAAATGATGACGCCATGATGCAGAATGCTCGTGAGCAATTCCTCAGTGAGTGTGAGAAGAATAATGTTCGGTTTACACTCGTTCAGAATTAG